The window GATGTACTCGTTAAGTATGTTCCGGACAGTTCAGCCGATATGATGCTTGAACTTCTGCAACGTTTTCGCGTGCATTTGAGAATTTCCAGGAAAAGACTTACCAAACTGGGTGATTTTCGCCCACCTGTGAACGGAGCCCCGCGGAGGATCAGCGTGAATCATAATCTGAATTCTTATAATTTCCTGATTACACTTGTTCACGAGATCGCTCATGTGGATGTTTGGGACCGCTATGGAAACCGGGTAAAACCGCACGGCAGGGAATGGAAACATTCTTTTCGGGAACTCATGGATCCTTTCCTTGAATCCGGGGTTTTTCCCGAGGATGTTGCTACTGTTTTGCAGAATTACCTCAGGAATGCCAGGGCATCCAGCGGATCCGACCGGGAACTGCATAAGGTCCTTGCCCGCTATGACGACATTAAGCGCGTATATCTTGA is drawn from Bacteroidota bacterium and contains these coding sequences:
- a CDS encoding sprT domain-containing protein; protein product: MDKYKDVLVKYVPDSSADMMLELLQRFRVHLRISRKRLTKLGDFRPPVNGAPRRISVNHNLNSYNFLITLVHEIAHVDVWDRYGNRVKPHGREWKHSFRELMDPFLESGVFPEDVATVLQNYLRNARASSGSDRELHKVLARYDDIKRVYLEDLPQGATFGIPSGRTFIKMEKRRTRYRCICLQDKRVFLVNSLAEVIPEEQLKENVIY